In Bos javanicus breed banteng chromosome 2, ARS-OSU_banteng_1.0, whole genome shotgun sequence, the following proteins share a genomic window:
- the LOC133256246 gene encoding small cysteine and glycine repeat-containing protein 7-like, with translation MGCCGCGSCGGCGGGCGGGCGSGCGGGCGGGCGGGCGSCNSCRCYRVGCCTSCCPCCYGCCGGCCSIPVVCCHRRTCSCNSCGCGGGKGCCQQKSCCQQKCSCQKQCCH, from the coding sequence ATGGGCTGCTGTGGTTGTGGAAGTTGTGGTGGCTGCGGCGGTGGCTGCGGCGGTGGCTGCGGCAGTGGCTGTGGTGGTGGCTGCGGTGGTGGCTGCGGTGGTGGCTGTGGCAGCTGCAACAGCTGCAGATGCTACCGGGTGGGCTGCTGcaccagctgctgcccctgctgctatggctgctgtggGGGCTGCTGCAGCATCCCCGTGGTCTGCTGCCACCGCCGCACCTGCAGCTGCAACTCGTGTGGCTGCGGTGGTGGGAAGGGCTGTTGCCAGCAGAAGAGCTGTTGTCAGCAGAAGTGCAGCTGCCAGAAGCAATGCTGCCACTAG
- the LOC133235836 gene encoding small cysteine and glycine repeat-containing protein 7-like encodes MGCCGCGSCGGCGGGCGGGCGGGCGGGCGGGCGGGCGSCNSCRCYRVGCCTSCCPCCYGCCGGCCSVPVVCCHRRTCSCNSCGCGGGKGCCQQKSCCQQKCSCQKQCCH; translated from the coding sequence ATGGGCTGCTGTGGTTGTGGAAGTTGTGGTGGCTGTGGCGGTGGCTGTGGTGGTGGCTGTGGCGGTGGCTGCGGCGGTGGCTGCGGTGGTGGCTGCGGTGGTGGCTGTGGCAGCTGCAACAGCTGCAGATGCTACCGGGTGGGCTGCTGcaccagctgctgcccctgctgctatggctgctgtggGGGCTGCTGCAGCGTCCCCGTGGTCTGCTGCCACCGCCGCACCTGCAGCTGCAACTCGTGTGGCTGCGGTGGTGGGAAGGGCTGTTGCCAGCAGAAGAGCTGTTGTCAGCAGAAGTGCAGCTGCCAGAAGCAATGCTGCCACTAG
- the LOC133230090 gene encoding small cysteine and glycine repeat-containing protein 9-like, which produces MGCCGCGSCGGCSGGCGSGCGGGCGGGCGSGCGGGCGSCNSCRCYRVGCCTTCCPCCYGCCGGCCSVPVVCCHRRTCSCNSCGCGGGKGCCQQKSCCQKQCCH; this is translated from the coding sequence ATGGGCTGCTGTGGTTGTGGAAGTTGTGGTGGCTGCAGTGGTGGCTGTGGCAGTGGCTGTGGTGGTGGCTGCGGTGGTGGCTGTGGCAGTGGCTGTGGTGGTGGCTGTGGCAGCTGCAACAGCTGCAGATGCTACCGGGTGGGCTGCTGCACCACCTGCTGCccctgctgctatggctgctgtggGGGCTGCTGCAGCGTCCCCGTGGTCTGCTGCCACCGCCGTACCTGCAGCTGCAACTCGTGTGGCTGTGGCGGTGGGAAGGGCTGTTGCCAGCAGAAGAGCTGCTGCCAGAAGCAATGCTGCCACTGA